CGGCACTGGAGATCGATAAAGGGCATGTTTTCCGTGCTGTTCATGATGTACATGCTGCCCTGCTTTTTCAGAACGCGGTGGCACTCTGCAATCACTTCAAACAGCCAGTCGATAAACAGATCTTCTTTCCAGGCTTCGATCAGACCATCAAAATTTTTACCGATGTTATACGGTGGGTCGGCAAAGATCAGATCTACACTTTCGGCGGGGATCTTTTTAAGTTCGGTTAATGCATCACCCTGGATGATGGTCTTTGCTTCATTACCAAATCGGGTCGGTTCACATCCTGTTCTCATGGTCACTCCCTTTGTGACACCTATAAAAAAGGCGCTTCCCCATGCCGAGTAGCGCCTTTTTAATCAAGCATTTAGCTAACCTGAATTAGTTCATGCCGTATTTTTTCAATTTTTTACGCAGCGTACCACGGTTGATGCCCATCATCAGCGCAGCACGGGTCTGGTTACCACGGGTGTATTGCATCACCATGTCCAACAGGGGCTGTTCTACTTCAGCCAGTACCAGCTCATAGAGGTCATTCACATCCTGACCGTTCAGTTGAGCAAAATAGTTCTTCAGTGCCTGTTTAACCGAGTCACGCAGGGGTTTTTGGGTTACCTGATCCTGAGAGTTAACGGTAGAAACGGTCAGTACGTCAGAATTTACGCGTTGTTCGAACATAGTTCTGTCAGCTCTTTATTTCTGTTTACGCAAAATTTTCGAAGTATGCCTCCAACGCCTCCAGCTGTTCGCTGGCATCCTCAATGGCGTTGAATGTGCGCCGAAACTGGTCATTTGGAGCGTGTTCCTGGAGATACCAGGAAACGTGTTTACGTGCAATTCGGTACCCTTTTGCCGGACCATAAAAGTCATGCAGTTCCCGAACGTGCGCGCAAAGCAAGCGCTTAACCTCTGCCAAAGGCAGCGGGGGCAGCAACTCCCCAGTGTCCAGATAATGCTGGATTTCCCGAAAGATCCAGGGTCTTCCCTGAGCTGCGCGGCCTATCATCAGGGCATCCGCCCCTGTATAGTCGAGCACAGCTCTGGCTTTAAGCGGGTCAGTAATGTCGCCATTCGCGATAACCGGAATGGAAACTTTCTGCTTAACTGCCCGAATACTGTCGTACTCAGCTTCTCCATTGAACAAACAGGCGCGTGTTCGGCCATGAATGGTCAGAGCCTGAATGCCACAGTCTTCAGCCAGTTGGGCAATCTCTTCGCAGTTACGGTGTTCCGGCGCCCAGCCGGTGCGAATCTTCAGGGTAACAGGAACGTCCACTGCATTGACGACCTCGGTAAGGATCGATTTAACGACATCCGGGTACTGCAAGAGGGCTGAACCTGCGAGCTTGCGATTCACTTTTTTAGCCGGGCAACCCATATTGATATCAATAATCTGGGCACCGCTTTCCACGTTAATACGTGCTGCATCCGCCATTTCTTTCGGATCGCTACCGGCAATTTGCACGGTGCGAATACCGGGTTCATCAATGTGCACCATCCGTAAACGAGATTTGTCGCTTTCCCAAACCTGTGGGTTAGAAGACATCATCTCGGATACTGTCAATCCGGCTCCCATCTCGTAGCACAACGTCCGAAAAGGTCTGTCTGTAATGCCAGCCATGGGCGCTGCGATCAGGCGATTTCTGAGCTGATATTGTCCGATGCGCATGAGTTAAGAAATGACCATACTGTGACTGCAAGGCGGCGTATATTACGCATTTTTTGCACGAGATGAAAGGCCAAACTTTGACCAATCCTCTGAGATGGATCAAAGAATTGCATTTAAAATGAGCTTGGCGCGATAATTACTCATAAAAATCATCATATTAGAAAATAGGGACTAAAATTTACACTCCAATAAATTTGAGTAAGTTCTCAATTTTTCTTTATGAATGAAAATTTTGGCACGCAAATCTGCGTAAATAATCGGCAAATTAACGTGCCTTTTGTGACCTTGCTCGCACTTCGCCTTGCGTCACCATACGGCGATGCGAAGGTTAATTCTTACGACCGGTAATGCGGCACCACTCTTCGTTTTCCACGACCGGGTCCAGAGCGAAGCTGTCGGCATAAGCTTCACAAACGCTCTCTGCCTGGCTTGCCAGAATACCGGAAAGGCCCAGCAAGCCACCTGAAACCGGCAGGACGCTGATTAACGGTGCCAGTTCACGTAATGGGCCTGCAAGGATGTTAGCGACCACCACGTCGGCTTTCATTTCTTCTGGTTGATCTTTAGGTAGGTAGAGTTCCAGACGGTCAGAAACGCCATTACGTTCGGCGTTGTCGCGGCTGGCCTGAATCGCCTGCGGATCAATATCAATACCAATGGCTTTTGCTGCACCCAGTTTCAGCGCCGCGATAGCCAGAATGCCGGAACCGCAGCCAAAGTCGATGACTGTTTTACCGGTTAAATCGAGGCTGTCGAGCCATTGCAGGCACAGAGAGGTGGTTGGATGAGTCCCTGTACCAAACGCCAGCCCTGGGTCTAACATCACGTTAACGGCGTTTTCGTCCGGCACATCACGCCAGCTTGGGCAGATCCACAGTCGTTCACCAAAGCGCATCGGGTGGAAATTATCCATCCATTCGCGCTCCCAGTCTTTATCTTCCAGTTGTTCGATTTTGTGCGCGAAGCCTGCGCCGAGCAGCGGATGATTCTCCAGAATCGCCACGACTTCATTCATGTCGGTTTCAGCATCGAACAGACCAATCACATCGGTGTCGCCCCACAGGCGCGTTTCGCCCGGAAGCGGCTCAAATACAGGCGTATCGTGGGTATCCTGAAAAGTGATAGAAACGGCACCCGCTTCCATCAGCGCATCGCTAAGTTCTTCAGCATTCGCGCCGGTAGTGTTCAGTTTCAGTTGGATCCAAGGCATGGCAAAACTCTTTATTTATCAGTAGTCAAAACGGTAGCTTGCGGGACGGATGTACCGAAACGGTTTCCGACCAGGAAAGCCAGCAAACTTAGTAGTAACGAGGGCACGATAGGGTGGAAGCCCAGGTACTGAATATTCAGCGTCGCGAGTACGGCATACAGTACGCCGCCAACGATCATCGCACTTAGCGCGCCTTTGGCGTTGGCGCGTTCCCAGTAAAGACCCAGCACCAGCGGCCACAGGAAAACGGCTTCCAGCCCACCGAAGGCCAGCAAATTCAGCCAGATGATCATTTCTGGCGGCTTCCAGGCGGCAAGCAGCAGCAACGCACCGAGAACCAACGTGATCACCGCCGACATCCGCTTCAGACGCGTCTCGTTTTGCATTTGATCCGGACGGATATTCAGATAGAGATCTTTAATGATCGTAGCGGAACTTTGCAGCAACTGGGCATTGATCGTCGACATGATCGCAGCCATAGGTGCAGCCAGGAAGATCCCGGCAGCAAACGGTGGCAGCACTTTTACCATCAACGTCGGGATCACCAGGTCCGGTACGGTGAGATCGGGGATCACCGCCCGACCTAACGCTCCGGCCAGGTGCATACCGAACATCAGGATTGCGACCACAATCGTACCGATGATGATCCCCCGATGTACGGCTTTGCTGTCTTTATAAGAGATACAGCGCACCGCAGTATGCGGCAGGCCAATCACGCCAAAACACACCAGCACCCAGAACGACGTCATAAACGCAGGTGACAGAATATCGTCAGCGCCTTGTGGCGTAACCAGTTGCGGATCGATGGTTTGCAGCGTCTCTACTGCATTGCTTAAGCCGCCAGCAGCATGGACTACGCCAATAAGCAGCACAATGGTGCCAATCAGCATCACCAACCCTTGCATGGTGTCGTTCAGCACGCTGGCGCGAAAGCCGCCAAAGGCGGTATAGAGCGCAATGCTGATGCCAAAAATCAGCAAACCTGTTTCATAAGGGATACCCGCCGCGGTTTCCAGCAGGCGCGCACCGCCGATAAACTGCACGGTCATCGCACCAACGAACGCAACCAGCAAACTCAAACTCGCCAGCCACACCAGCAGGCGACTCTGGTAGCGGGCAAACAGCATATCGTTCAGCGTCACCGCATTGTAGCGGCGCGCGAGAATCGCGAACTTCTTGCCAAGAATACCGAGCGAAAGCCAGACCGCAGGTAGCTGAATCATTGCCAGCAATACCCAACCCAGGCCGTATTTATAAGCAGCTCCTGGCCCGCCGATAAACGAACTGGCACTGATATAGGTCGCGGTGAGCGTCATCGCCAGCACAATACCGCCCATAGAGCGGCTACCGAGGAAATACTCATTAAGGAAGGTGCCGGTGTTCCGTTTACGCATTGCATAAACTGAAATCCCGAACACCACCACCAGATAGGCGACCAGCGGTAGAATCACTTCAAGCTGCATCGTCATCCTCCAGCGGGATATCGCGATAGATAAATTTCACCATCGCCCAGCACAGTCCAATAAACAGCAGCGGCGTCAGGATGCAAGCCATCTCAAACCAGCGTGGAAAGCCGGTAAAACCGGGGGTAACGCCAGGTAAGTAAGCGGATACTAACCATACCGCCAGATACAAAAGGGTCAGCCCCAGCGCCCAGCGCGCCTCTTTATGGGCCTGAACAAAACGAGTGTCCACGGAAGGGGTCCTCCTCATGGGGGGATACGAGAAACGGGCAATTCTACGGCAAGTCTTCAGGCAGGGAAAATAATCTGACAGAAAATTGCCGTTCAGTGCTCCTGCAAAAAGTCTTCAATGTCAGCCAGTGAGGATACCCCTTCCATCGGACCTTGCTGCATTACCGCGAGCGCGCCGCTGGCATTTGCATATTGCAGCGCCTTGTGTGCCGGGATACCGGATAAGAAAAGAGTGACAAACGTTGCGCCAAAGCAGTCGCCTGCACCCGTTGGATCGATTATTTCGATATCGTGGCCTGCAACATGCTTGGCGTGTAATGTTCCGTTTTTAAGCTTGTAATAGCTGGCCCCACGCTGGGCGCGTTTTATCGCCACATGTTTTACGCCGCCGTGGAGAAGATCGCTAACAATCTGTTCTTCTGACAGATTTTTGTGACGCGCGAAGAAAGGGAGTTCGCTTTCGCTGGGGATAAAAATATCCGTATATTCAATCAAATAATCGAGAGCCTGCGCCATTTCAGGAATACTCAGCATCTCTTTGCGAATATTGGGATCGAAAGAAACGGTGCCGCCAGCCGATTTGATCGTCGTTATTGCTTTACGCATGACATCGATCATGCGAAATGAGAACAATGATGAGCCCACAATATGCAGATGGTTACACTGTTTTAGCAGATCCTTATCAATGTGCTCGGCAGTAAACAAACCGCAGGCGCTGTTAGGGATATTAAAGACGAAATCCCGCTGCTGTGGATTTTGATAACTTACGAACGCCGTACCTGTCACGGCATTGTTCATCACGTGGATCCCATCGGTAATGACACCTTCATGACGAAGACGTTCTACAATGAGTCGGCCAAAATCATCATTACCAACACATCCGAAGAAGATGGCCCGATGGGACAGTTTTGCCACTTGAGCTGCAAAAATTGCAGGCGCACCGCTAGGAAATGGCCCGATAAACTCCCCCGGCTGAGTGAATTTTTGATGTGGGTTGCGGGACAAAAACTCGGCCAGCAATTCGCCCATAGCGCAGATAGTTATTGTCACAAAACCCCTCTCATTCCTGAAGCCTTTCGCGATTGGACCAGGTAAAGCACTCATTACTGGTATAAAGGATAACGAAATCAGCCGACTGCAATTGTTGCTGATATTGTTCGTTAATGCTGCGGCTGACGATCACATTTTCTGCCTGATGCAAATGTCCAATGGCAGCCGTTGATGGCGCAGGATCGGCGGCAACGATAACCGTCTTATTCTGGGCATTATCGAAACAGAGCTGCCAGGCAGCGGCAAGTCTGGGAACGTTGATATTTAAAGTACCATCAGCATCCAGATGGCTGATTTCCAGAATGCTGTGTGTAATGGTGAAATGCTGAAGTGCCTGTTCGAGCGGTTTTCCGGCCAGTGCGGTGTCGGGGCGCAGCATTTCACTGCCAGCCAGTATTATTTCGCCATCAATAAACTGATTTGCCAGCAGCGCATGTTCGGGATCGTTGGTGATCAGACGCAGTTTTTTCACTTCGCTGAGCAATGGAATGATCTTACGGCAGATTGTCCCATGTCCAAGAAATAGCGTGTCACGATCGCGAATTAACCGTGCGCAATGTCGTGCTATTTCCATTTGTTGTGCCAGAGACAATGGCGCGATCGGTTGTATCGCTTCTGGTTCAGAGGAGAGTGGTGTCGCAATAGCACCGCCAAATGATCGCTTTAAATATCCCTGTTGCTCCAGATAACTGAGATCGCCGCGGATTGTCACGCCAGAGACACCAAGTTGCGCAGATAAGTCATCAACTTTGATTTCACCCTGGGTGGCAACAATTTCTGCAATTTTTAATCTTCGTTTCAGTAGGTTAGACGATTTTCTCGGCACGTTAACACTCTTCATTGGCCTTTAATTCGTAACACTATAGCCCCTTGTATTTTTCTTTGAAAGTTACCCTTCAATAATATCGACAATTCGAAAATAAAAGCATAGGGCAAAAATTGCAGCAAAAATAGCTTAATGCATTGAAAATAAATGCATATTCCCATATCTGTCCAAAGTCATCATTGGTTTCATTTTCAAAGTGAAAAATAAATTAAGTTATTTTTTGTAAGTTATTTTGATGATATTCGACATGCATCACGCTTTTTACCGCTTTTGCTGTGCTAGTTTGCTTTCAAAATGAAAGTGAAGATTCTCTTTCTTCATTTTGTAAGGTGAACGACAAATATCAGGAGCTGCGATGTACATCATTTCAAGCAAAAACATGCTGAAAAAAGCCCAGTCAGAGGGATATGCCGTCCCTGCTTTCAACATTCATAACCTTGAAACTTTACAGGTAGTTGTTGAGAGCGCTGCACAACTTCGCTCTCCCGTTATGCTGGCGGGAACACCGGGTACTTATCGTTATGGCGGCGTGGGAAGTTTGATTTCGTTAGTACAATCGCTGGCTCGCGAGTACAACCTACCGTTAGTCCTGCATCTCGATCATCATGAAGAGTGTGATGACATTTTTAACAAGGTCCGCGCAGGGATCCGTTCTGTCATGATTGATGGTTCCCATTTGCCATTTGAAGACAACATTGCGCGAGTGCAAGAAGTTACCGCCTTTTGCCATCGCTTTGATGTTAGCGTTGAGGCCGAGCTAGGGCGTCTTGGCGGTCAGGAGGACGATCTGCTGGTGGATGAAAAAGATTCAGCTTATACCTCACCAGCCGCAGCTGCAGAGTTTGTTCAACGTGCCCAAATTGACTCTCTGGCGGTAGCAATAGGCACTGCACATGGTTTATATGCGCATGAACCACGTCTGGATTTTGTGCGGCTGGAACAAATTCGCCAGCTGGTGGAAATTCCGCTGGTGTTGCATGGAGCTTCAGGCCTATCGGAACAGGACGTTCAGCTCTGTATTCGCCACGGTATTTGTAAAGTAAATGTCGCGACAGAATTGAAAATTGCGTTTGCCGATGCGTTAAAAGGATATTTCTACAACAATCCAGCGGCAAATGATCCTCGTCATTATATGCAGCCGGCAAAGGCCGCTATGAAGGAAGTTGTAACCCGCATTATTGGCGTCTGTGGCAGTGAAGGAAAAATTTAAGACGTTGTACCCTACAAAAACAATGAGGATTGTTTATGAAAAATATTAAATTACTTGGTTCCGCTATGATGGTGAGCCTGGCATTGTTCTCGCAAAGTTCATTGGCAAAAGAGTATAAAATTGGTGCGTCATTATTAACACAGCAACATCCTTTCTATATTGATCTTGCGAATGCCATGAAAGAAGAGGCAAAAAAAGACAATGTCAATTTAAGTGTCTCTATTGCCAATCAGGATTTAAACAAACAACTTTCTGATGTTGAGGATTTTATTACTAAAAAGGTAGATGCCATTATTATCTCTCCGGTCGATTCGAAAGGTGTCCAGGCAGCGATAATTAAAGCCGATAAGGCTGGTATTCCCGTTATCACCGTTGACGTTGCCGCAGAAGGCGTTCCGGTCGTATCGCATGTTGCGACCGATAACTACGCGGGAGGCGTTGAAGCTGGTAAGTTAATGGGCAAACTTTTGAATGGTAAAGGTACTGTAGCCATTATTTCTTATCCTGCACTACAATCGGTGGTTGCACGCGTTGATGGCTTTAAGAAAGGATTAAGCGATACGCCGGATATTAAAATTGTTGCGGAACAGCCTGGTATTACGCGCGCTGAAGCGTTAACGACTGCGCAAAATATTATGCAGGCCAACGCCAACCTTAATGGTCTGTTTGGCTTTGGTGATGATGCGGCGTTGGCAGCGGTTATCGCAGCGAAATCTGCGCATAACGACAACATCAAAATCATTGGTTTTGACGGCATGAAAGAAGCGCGTGATGCCGTTGACAGTGAAAAAACGTTTGCGGCCGTGATTCGGCAATATCCCGATCAAATGGGTGCTAAAGCCATTGATGCCGCTGTTGATCACCTCAATGGTAAACCGGTAGAGAAAATGATCCCGGTACAACCCGGCGTTTATACAGGTAAATAATAAACATCTTCATTTCACAACAAAACGTTATCGACGTTTTGTTGTGACACCGAGGTCATTATGACGGATGTTATTCTTGATGTTTCGCATATTGCGAAGACATTTGGTCATGTTCAGGCATTAAAAGATATTACCCTCTCTTTACGTAAAGGGCGGGTGCATACTTTATTAGGCGAGAATGGTGCCGGTAAATCGACATTAATGAAAATACTCGCCGGTGTTTATCCGCCAACCCAGGGAACGATAACACTACGTGGTGAAACCATCACCATTAATAATCCGCAGCATTCTCGCCAGTTAGGGATTGCGATTATTTTTCAGGAACTGAGCCTGAGTAATAATATGACCGTGGCGGAAAATATTTATGCCAATAATGAACCGCGACGTTTTGGCATTATTAACGATAAAAAAATGCTCGCA
The nucleotide sequence above comes from Escherichia coli. Encoded proteins:
- the prmA gene encoding 50S ribosomal protein L11 methyltransferase → MPWIQLKLNTTGANAEELSDALMEAGAVSITFQDTHDTPVFEPLPGETRLWGDTDVIGLFDAETDMNEVVAILENHPLLGAGFAHKIEQLEDKDWEREWMDNFHPMRFGERLWICPSWRDVPDENAVNVMLDPGLAFGTGTHPTTSLCLQWLDSLDLTGKTVIDFGCGSGILAIAALKLGAAKAIGIDIDPQAIQASRDNAERNGVSDRLELYLPKDQPEEMKADVVVANILAGPLRELAPLISVLPVSGGLLGLSGILASQAESVCEAYADSFALDPVVENEEWCRITGRKN
- a CDS encoding DeoR/GlpR family DNA-binding transcription regulator gives rise to the protein MKSVNVPRKSSNLLKRRLKIAEIVATQGEIKVDDLSAQLGVSGVTIRGDLSYLEQQGYLKRSFGGAIATPLSSEPEAIQPIAPLSLAQQMEIARHCARLIRDRDTLFLGHGTICRKIIPLLSEVKKLRLITNDPEHALLANQFIDGEIILAGSEMLRPDTALAGKPLEQALQHFTITHSILEISHLDADGTLNINVPRLAAAWQLCFDNAQNKTVIVAADPAPSTAAIGHLHQAENVIVSRSINEQYQQQLQSADFVILYTSNECFTWSNRERLQE
- the dusB gene encoding tRNA dihydrouridine synthase DusB, coding for MRIGQYQLRNRLIAAPMAGITDRPFRTLCYEMGAGLTVSEMMSSNPQVWESDKSRLRMVHIDEPGIRTVQIAGSDPKEMADAARINVESGAQIIDINMGCPAKKVNRKLAGSALLQYPDVVKSILTEVVNAVDVPVTLKIRTGWAPEHRNCEEIAQLAEDCGIQALTIHGRTRACLFNGEAEYDSIRAVKQKVSIPVIANGDITDPLKARAVLDYTGADALMIGRAAQGRPWIFREIQHYLDTGELLPPLPLAEVKRLLCAHVRELHDFYGPAKGYRIARKHVSWYLQEHAPNDQFRRTFNAIEDASEQLEALEAYFENFA
- the panF gene encoding sodium/pantothenate symporter, producing MQLEVILPLVAYLVVVFGISVYAMRKRNTGTFLNEYFLGSRSMGGIVLAMTLTATYISASSFIGGPGAAYKYGLGWVLLAMIQLPAVWLSLGILGKKFAILARRYNAVTLNDMLFARYQSRLLVWLASLSLLVAFVGAMTVQFIGGARLLETAAGIPYETGLLIFGISIALYTAFGGFRASVLNDTMQGLVMLIGTIVLLIGVVHAAGGLSNAVETLQTIDPQLVTPQGADDILSPAFMTSFWVLVCFGVIGLPHTAVRCISYKDSKAVHRGIIIGTIVVAILMFGMHLAGALGRAVIPDLTVPDLVIPTLMVKVLPPFAAGIFLAAPMAAIMSTINAQLLQSSATIIKDLYLNIRPDQMQNETRLKRMSAVITLVLGALLLLAAWKPPEMIIWLNLLAFGGLEAVFLWPLVLGLYWERANAKGALSAMIVGGVLYAVLATLNIQYLGFHPIVPSLLLSLLAFLVGNRFGTSVPQATVLTTDK
- a CDS encoding sugar kinase, yielding MGELLAEFLSRNPHQKFTQPGEFIGPFPSGAPAIFAAQVAKLSHRAIFFGCVGNDDFGRLIVERLRHEGVITDGIHVMNNAVTGTAFVSYQNPQQRDFVFNIPNSACGLFTAEHIDKDLLKQCNHLHIVGSSLFSFRMIDVMRKAITTIKSAGGTVSFDPNIRKEMLSIPEMAQALDYLIEYTDIFIPSESELPFFARHKNLSEEQIVSDLLHGGVKHVAIKRAQRGASYYKLKNGTLHAKHVAGHDIEIIDPTGAGDCFGATFVTLFLSGIPAHKALQYANASGALAVMQQGPMEGVSSLADIEDFLQEH
- the fis gene encoding DNA-binding transcriptional regulator Fis, which gives rise to MFEQRVNSDVLTVSTVNSQDQVTQKPLRDSVKQALKNYFAQLNGQDVNDLYELVLAEVEQPLLDMVMQYTRGNQTRAALMMGINRGTLRKKLKKYGMN
- the yhdT gene encoding YhdT family protein, with protein sequence MDTRFVQAHKEARWALGLTLLYLAVWLVSAYLPGVTPGFTGFPRWFEMACILTPLLFIGLCWAMVKFIYRDIPLEDDDAA
- a CDS encoding tagatose bisphosphate family class II aldolase → MYIISSKNMLKKAQSEGYAVPAFNIHNLETLQVVVESAAQLRSPVMLAGTPGTYRYGGVGSLISLVQSLAREYNLPLVLHLDHHEECDDIFNKVRAGIRSVMIDGSHLPFEDNIARVQEVTAFCHRFDVSVEAELGRLGGQEDDLLVDEKDSAYTSPAAAAEFVQRAQIDSLAVAIGTAHGLYAHEPRLDFVRLEQIRQLVEIPLVLHGASGLSEQDVQLCIRHGICKVNVATELKIAFADALKGYFYNNPAANDPRHYMQPAKAAMKEVVTRIIGVCGSEGKI
- a CDS encoding substrate-binding domain-containing protein; the encoded protein is MKNIKLLGSAMMVSLALFSQSSLAKEYKIGASLLTQQHPFYIDLANAMKEEAKKDNVNLSVSIANQDLNKQLSDVEDFITKKVDAIIISPVDSKGVQAAIIKADKAGIPVITVDVAAEGVPVVSHVATDNYAGGVEAGKLMGKLLNGKGTVAIISYPALQSVVARVDGFKKGLSDTPDIKIVAEQPGITRAEALTTAQNIMQANANLNGLFGFGDDAALAAVIAAKSAHNDNIKIIGFDGMKEARDAVDSEKTFAAVIRQYPDQMGAKAIDAAVDHLNGKPVEKMIPVQPGVYTGK